The Solanum lycopersicum chromosome 6, SLM_r2.1 genome has a window encoding:
- the LOC101250510 gene encoding small ribosomal subunit protein eS8y: MGISRDSMHKRRATGGKQKTWRKKRKYELGRQPANTKISSNKTVRRIRVRGGNVKWRALRLDTGNYSWGSEAVTRKTRILDVVYNASNNELVRTQTLVKSAIVQVDAAPFKQWYLQHYGIDIGRKKKGAAKKETTTEEGDAAEEAKKSNHVVRKIEKRQKDRTLDSHLEEQFSSGRLYACISSRPGQCGRADGYILEGKELEFYMKKLQKKKGKASGASA, translated from the exons ATGg GTATCTCAAGAGATTCTATGCACAAGAGACGCGCCACTGGTGGCAAGCAGAAAACTTGGAGGAAGAAGCGAAA GTACGAGCTTGGACGTCAACCAGCTAATACCAAGATTTCCAGTAACAAGACAGTCAGACGAATTCGTGTGCGTGGTGGTAATGTGAAGTGGAGGGCACTGAGGTTGGACACTGGAAACTATTCATGGGGTAGTGAGGCAGTCACACGCAAGACTCGTATCCTTGATGTGGTTTACAATGCCTCGAACAATGAGCTTGTCCGTACACAAACTCTTGTGAAGAGTGCAATTGTTCAAGTTGATGCAGCACCATTTAAACAGTGGTACCTCCAGCACTATGGTATTGACATTGGTAGGAAAAAGAAGGGGGCCGCTAAGAAGGAAACTACAACCGAG GAGGGAGATGCTGCTGAGGAAGCTAAGAAGAGCAACCATGTAGTCCGGAAAATTGAGAAACGTCAGAAGGATCGTACCCTTGATAGTCACCTTGAAGAGCAATTCAGCTCTGGTAGGCTATATGCCTGCATCTCATCCCGCCCTGGTCAATGTGGCCGAGCTGATGG GTACATTTTGGAAGGGAAAGAGTTGGAATTCTATATGAAGAAACTTCAAAAGAAGAAAGGCAAGGCATCTGGTGCTTCTGCTTAA